Proteins encoded by one window of Labilithrix sp.:
- a CDS encoding DUF1501 domain-containing protein, with protein sequence MSLSRRDLLRAATAGGIGVLGSSFLRFEDIARAETTSDHFFLFIELRGGVAWNLATGARDLATLPLDDPKVVQKIELKADATTAPFTTEQRNALLNAPGARSLHGNFIVLPYIGSLEESYRKGTTRLGCPWRLGLSGHALEEHVNDIAVVHGVRNIHNFHGGANDEIWSGIFNDRADQKKKHVAATLAQRLTAERGGLLLDNIVFEGATFPGKTASDFATPMKIDVRSLGLLAVAQSTGTVAPEQRFARARQLAEALGDQTTLGPQHKDAFLGYLSALEKGPAVQKKLAQIADRIATGEASYDLDLQVDTAITLFESRLTRVATLCLGTPNGMNQIDGNGLFDGHYGFFHKAPATATSRTRTYGHYLNVRSAMASISRLIKLLKSTMVNGKSLFEQTTVVVASEFSRPSNFVGNEDGGGYLGVGHYHFNNDYILFGKGIKGGAWIGENDPVTQYSYLTKMTSLDQPDPTRLEQRAPSFFTLNPATNIRNVPSDARIEGLACESQIQFVGGAERPIMPKDILRTLYTVAGQESFRESYDGNWFSDARTIRPILA encoded by the coding sequence ATGAGCCTCAGCCGTAGAGACCTCCTTCGTGCAGCCACCGCCGGCGGGATCGGCGTCCTCGGGTCGAGCTTCCTCCGCTTCGAGGACATCGCCCGCGCCGAGACGACCTCCGATCACTTCTTCCTCTTCATCGAGCTCCGCGGCGGCGTCGCCTGGAACCTCGCGACCGGCGCGCGCGACCTCGCGACGCTCCCGCTCGACGATCCGAAGGTCGTCCAGAAGATCGAGCTCAAGGCCGACGCGACGACCGCGCCGTTCACGACCGAGCAGCGGAACGCGCTCCTGAACGCCCCCGGCGCGCGCTCGCTCCACGGCAACTTCATCGTGCTGCCGTACATCGGCTCGCTCGAGGAGTCGTACCGGAAGGGCACGACGCGCCTCGGCTGCCCCTGGCGCCTCGGCCTCTCCGGTCACGCGCTCGAGGAGCACGTGAACGATATCGCCGTCGTCCACGGTGTCCGCAACATCCACAATTTCCACGGCGGCGCGAACGACGAGATCTGGTCCGGGATCTTCAACGACCGCGCCGACCAGAAGAAGAAGCACGTCGCCGCCACCCTCGCGCAGAGGCTCACCGCCGAGCGCGGGGGGCTCCTCCTCGACAACATCGTCTTCGAGGGCGCGACGTTCCCGGGCAAGACCGCGAGCGACTTCGCGACGCCGATGAAGATCGACGTCCGGTCGCTCGGGCTCCTCGCGGTCGCGCAGTCGACCGGGACGGTCGCGCCCGAGCAGCGGTTCGCCCGCGCGCGCCAGCTCGCGGAGGCGCTCGGCGATCAGACGACGCTCGGCCCCCAGCACAAGGACGCCTTCCTCGGCTACCTCTCCGCGCTCGAGAAGGGCCCCGCCGTCCAGAAGAAGCTCGCCCAGATCGCGGATCGGATCGCGACCGGCGAGGCATCGTACGACCTCGATCTCCAGGTCGACACCGCGATCACGCTGTTCGAGTCGCGCCTCACCCGCGTCGCGACGCTCTGCCTCGGCACGCCGAACGGCATGAACCAGATCGACGGCAACGGCCTCTTCGACGGCCACTACGGCTTCTTCCACAAGGCGCCGGCCACGGCCACCTCACGCACGCGCACGTACGGCCACTACCTCAACGTGCGGAGCGCGATGGCGTCGATCTCGCGCCTGATCAAGCTCCTCAAGTCGACGATGGTGAACGGCAAGTCGCTCTTCGAGCAGACGACCGTCGTCGTCGCGAGCGAGTTCTCGCGCCCGTCGAACTTCGTCGGCAACGAGGACGGCGGCGGCTACCTCGGCGTCGGCCACTACCACTTCAACAACGACTACATCCTCTTCGGGAAGGGCATCAAAGGCGGCGCGTGGATCGGCGAGAACGATCCCGTCACGCAGTACTCCTACCTGACGAAGATGACGAGCCTCGACCAGCCGGATCCGACCCGGCTCGAGCAGCGCGCGCCGTCGTTCTTCACCCTCAACCCGGCGACGAACATCCGGAACGTCCCGTCCGACGCCAGGATCGAGGGCCTCGCCTGCGAGTCCCAGATCCAGTTCGTCGGCGGCGCGGAGCGTCCGATCATGCCGAAGGACATCCTCCGCACGCTCT